GCGACCTGGCACACCATCAACGCGGTCTACGCGCCGGCCTCGCTACGAGCACTGCAGAGCATGCGCTACGACATCGTCGACCCCTCCGGCATCGACCGGCTGTTCCGCCTGATCGAGCAGCGTGCCGGGCACTGGCTGGCGATGCAGGTGGAGCAGGGCAAGATCGAGCTGACCGAGGCGGAGCGGTTCGCCATCGACTTCCAGCGTATCGAGCCGCAATTGCAGGTCGAGCTGACGCGCCAGGGTTTCGAAGGTGCCATCGCGTCACTGCTCGAGCGTATCGGTGCCAGCATCGCGCAGCTGCTGGCGGATGCCGCTGTGCGCCATGATGAGGTCGATACGGTGTTTTTCACCGGCGGCTCCAGCGCCATTCCGGCATTGCGCGACAGCGTCGCCAGCCTGTTGCCGCGGGCCCGGCACGTCGAAGGCAACCGTTTCGGCAGCATTGGCAGCGGATTGGCCATCGAGGCGTGCAAGCGCTACGGTTGAGGCGAAATCTTGGTGTCGCTGACACAAAATCTTCACATTGCCGGGATAACACCTGGCGTGGCGCGCGGGTCTCAATACGGATGCTCCGGCGGAGTGTGTCATTGAGGGAATAACGCGAATGGCTTATCGAATACGCCCAGCGCGCAACGCTGCCAAAGAGGTACGCAAGGCTGCGCTGAGGCGCATCAACAAGGCGATCCAGGCGCTCTGTGTCGAACCGTCCGAGCGTGCCGAGGGCGTTCATCAGGCGCGCAAGCGCTTCAAGGAACTGCGCGCGCTGCTACGGCTGGTGCGCGAACCGCTCGGTGCGCGTTTCAACGTCGACAATCGTCGGCTGCGCGATGCCGGGCGACGCCTGGCCGAGTCACGCGATGCCGCCGCCATGCTGGAAAGCTGGGACGCCCTGGCGCGCACCGATCAGCCTCTGTTCGTCAGCGATGCGTTCCGCCAGATCCGTCTGCGCCTGCAGCAGCGCGCCGCGCCGGATGGCGAGGTGCATACCGGCTTCGATGTGGAGGTGACGCAGGTGCTGGGTGATCTGCGTGCACTGACTCGGGAGGTGCAGCACTGGAAATTGCCGGGCAAGGGCTTCGGCTTGCTCGCCGCGGGCTTTCGGCGAACCTACGCCGATGGAGTGCGGGATCTCGCACGTGCGCAGAAGGCGGACTCGGATACGCTGCTGCACGAGTGGCGCAAGCGGGTGAAGGACCACTGGTATCACTGCCAGCTGCTCTCGCCGTGCTGGCCGGGTGCGCTGGAAAGCCGTGCGGAACAGCTCAAGCAGGTCGCCGATGCGCTGGGTGACGACCACGACCTGGCAGTGATGATGCAGCTGATGCAGGGCGAGCCCGAGCTGTTCGGCACACCGGAAACCCGTGAAGCGTTGCAGCGCTGTATCGAGCAGCGGCGGACACAGTTGCAACAGGGCGCGCTGCGCCTGGGCCGGCGCTTGTATGCCGAACCGCCAAAGGCGCTGACGGAACGGGTCGGAGCGTACTGGCGTATCGCGCGCAAGGAACAGGAATAGGCGACCTGCGCTTCGTCCAGGCCGCTCTGGGAAAGGCGCCGCCTCGCTCAGTTCGAGACCGAGGCGGTTCAGCCGCTGGCGCGTTGACCTGAAAGGAAGGGCTGGCCCCCGCCTTCAGGAC
This DNA window, taken from Pseudomonas sp. FeN3W, encodes the following:
- a CDS encoding CHAD domain-containing protein, translating into MAYRIRPARNAAKEVRKAALRRINKAIQALCVEPSERAEGVHQARKRFKELRALLRLVREPLGARFNVDNRRLRDAGRRLAESRDAAAMLESWDALARTDQPLFVSDAFRQIRLRLQQRAAPDGEVHTGFDVEVTQVLGDLRALTREVQHWKLPGKGFGLLAAGFRRTYADGVRDLARAQKADSDTLLHEWRKRVKDHWYHCQLLSPCWPGALESRAEQLKQVADALGDDHDLAVMMQLMQGEPELFGTPETREALQRCIEQRRTQLQQGALRLGRRLYAEPPKALTERVGAYWRIARKEQE